The sequence below is a genomic window from bacterium.
TTCTCTGCCGGTATTGAATCCCGCAACTCCCCTCAATATGGGCTTTAACAGCTTTTGCTTAATGGAAAAACATAATGATTTTTCCGCAATGCTCGATGCGATGACGTTTGAAGGCGGCCAGCCCCATTTTTATTTGTTGAATGTGGGAGAAACTCACTATCCATATGCGCTGCCCCAGGAAACCGAGAACGAATGGCCGAAACTCCATGGTGTGCACGGTATCTTTAAGCATTTGGATGATCATTTGGACGAAGAGTACAGCGGACAAAAGGAGGAACCGTTTTTTGACCAGGCTAAGCTGAAGGAACTGCGGCAGCGTCAGGTCACGGCTGTTTCTTATCTGGACGGACTTTTTGAGCGGCTCTATGATATTGTGCCAGCCCATACCTATATCACCGTGACTTCAGATCACGGCGAGCTCTTCGGCGAGGACGGCTATTTCGGTCACGGACCGATAATGCACGAAAAGGTATTTGAAGTGCCGTTTTTAGAGGGGAA
It includes:
- a CDS encoding sulfatase-like hydrolase/transferase; amino-acid sequence: MIKKNTRRPNHYILIILDSCRFDTFVEAGPLLMQKLAPVQKRYSYASWTAPSHYNLLCGLMPHTSPKQVFASDYYKKDFIKFNERFGVDRFEFKSLVPQLFLPPFMQTNLGYQTHAMVSLPVLNPATPLNMGFNSFCLMEKHNDFSAMLDAMTFEGGQPHFYLLNVGETHYPYALPQETENEWPKLHGVHGIFKHLDDHLDEEYSGQKEEPFFDQAKLKELRQRQVTAVSYLDGLFERLYDIVPAHTYITVTSDHGELFGEDGYFGHGPIMHEKVFEVPFLEGKIK